From Juglans regia cultivar Chandler chromosome 6, Walnut 2.0, whole genome shotgun sequence, the proteins below share one genomic window:
- the LOC108995547 gene encoding uncharacterized protein At1g01500-like, translated as MVGPCATTLSNGEAANHSLQIIRYQPFTKLSSPWFDLRVFYVRISHLHVDDSTPEFFTLNHIPLSPDTHLEVNGTRSSSYSDGVPSLLRRDRVDRKSEEATFVGTDSIRLTGSVKFEVFDKEDLILSGVLEMSNSNGFMGESKSSTKQWNMNCKPAITAGTRFLKGKQIGGPEFLTPTIEVYVAGCFSGTPIILTETLQLSFRKKHNRKGMLDAIPEHEAAESQKNVSPEDLQMAEYRNYKPENEDYYSSNPYWRTEYIDGEDGELSWFNAGVRVGVGIGLGVCLGVGVGVGLLVRTYQSTTRNFKRRLI; from the exons ATGGTGGGTCCTTGTGCAACAACATTGAGCAATGGTGAAGCGGCCAATCATAGCCTTCAAATTATTAGATACCAACCCTTTACCAAACTCTCATCGCCTTGGTTTGATTTGAGAGTCTTCTACGTGAGGATAAGCCATTTACATGTTGACGACTCAACCCCTGAGTTTTTCACTCTGAATCATATTCCTCTGAGCCCTGACACCCATTTGGAAGTCAATGGTACTAGAAGTAGCAGTTACTCTGATGGAGTCCCTTCTCTTCTTAGAAGGGATCGAGTAGATAGGAAATCAGAAGAAGCCACGTTTGTGGGCACAGATAGTATAAGGTTGACTGGAAGTGTGAAATTTGAGGTTTTTGATAAAGAAGATCTCATTCTCTCTGGAGTTTTGGAGATGTCTAATAGCAATGGTTTTATGGGGGAATCAAAAAGCAGTACCAAGCAGTGGAACATGAATTGTAAACCAGCTATCACTGCCGGTACCAGATTCTTAAAGGGGAAACAAATTGGTGGCCCTGAATTTCTGACACCAACAATTGAGGTTTATGTCGCAGGTTGCTTCTCTGGAACACCCATCATCTTAACCGAGACTCTACAGCTTAGTTTTCGAAAGAAACACAACAGGAAAGGCATGTTGGATGCAATTCCTGAACATGAGGCTGCTGAATCCCAGAAAAATGTGTCCCCTGAAGATCTGCAG ATGGCAGAATACAGAAACTACAAACCAGAAAATGAAGATTACTACAGTAGTAACCCGTATTGGAGAACGGAGTACATAGATGGTGAAGATGGTGAACTGTCCTGGTTCAATGCAGGTGTGAGAGTTGGTGTTGGGATTGGGCTTGGTGTTTGCCTTGGAGTTGGTGTAGGAGTCGGGTTGCTAGTTCGTACTTACCAATCGACTACGCGTAACTTCAAAAGGAGGCTCATCTGA
- the LOC108982990 gene encoding ataxin-8-like translates to MGKKKPQKTKALSVAIAEASSAGDETQEKPQPQPQTPRKRGRPRKIIEKPESKDEKEEKPASGEAEEETTSESQSKKVNTGDEEQKEQQPEHQHQHQQQQQQQQLKGEGLSEKRSRARRKGRPRKSS, encoded by the coding sequence ATGGGCAAGAAGAAGCCTCAAAAAACGAAGGCGCTTTCAGTAGCAATAGCGGAAGCTTCATCAGCCGGAGATGAAACCCAGGAAAAGCCTCAGCCTCAGCCTCAGACCCCTAGAAAGAGAGGAAGACCGCGCAAGATCATCGAGAAACCTGAATCcaaagatgaaaaagaagaaaaaccagcATCAGGAGAAGCGGAGGAGGAGACTACTTCAGAGAGTCAATCCAAGAAAGTCAATACGGGAGATGAAGAACAGAAAGAACAACAGCCTGAGCATCAGCATCAgcatcagcagcagcagcagcagcagcagctaaAGGGAGAAGGCTTGTCCGAGAAGAGAAGCAGAGCTAGGCGGAAAGGCAGACCGAGAAAAAGCAGCTGA